The proteins below are encoded in one region of Arthrobacter sp. CJ23:
- a CDS encoding glycoside hydrolase family 66 protein, whose protein sequence is MLRTWHLGELLSEVTPADDGVLSLGPLPSGGYGIELTTSTGTARTGVLVTDNPRSRLRYGFVASYTPDRDINAVLENVRRLHLNGIQFYDWAYRHADLLGGGEDYRDALDQPVSLATVRKLIEELGNTGTDAIGYAAVYAVGPQEWDQWKHAALLQADGQPYGLGDFLNIIDPADPQWIEHFAKELNRSVEEVGFHGFHLDQYGYPRRAVLPDGKEVDLSESFPTVIDASRRGAPGARLVFNNVNDFPTWATAATDQDAIYIEVWAPHTTLGSLAKVVTRARAASAEKPIVIAAYQHVYDSAPAAESDTATAYTMATLFSHGATQLLAGEADRILVDPYYVRNHKTAPSTQSLLQRWYDYLVEHDELLLNPATVEVTGAWVGDYNEALDVHFEDTPVTEEPTPGAVWRRVTEIDGKLVLHLINLAGQDHTLWDAARPAPAPIGSGTLRLRTTGNRLPRVRVADPDRCARLTDVHVTADGEYAIAHLPEPHIWQTVLVEP, encoded by the coding sequence ATGCTTCGAACCTGGCATCTCGGCGAACTTCTGAGCGAAGTCACGCCCGCCGACGACGGGGTCCTTTCCCTGGGTCCGCTCCCTTCCGGGGGATACGGCATCGAACTGACCACGAGTACCGGAACCGCGCGTACCGGGGTCCTCGTCACCGACAATCCCCGAAGCCGGCTGCGCTACGGCTTCGTCGCTTCCTACACACCCGACCGGGACATCAACGCCGTGCTGGAAAACGTTCGCCGTCTTCACCTGAACGGCATCCAGTTCTACGACTGGGCCTACCGTCACGCCGACCTGCTCGGCGGGGGAGAGGACTACCGTGACGCACTTGACCAGCCCGTATCCCTTGCCACGGTCCGGAAGCTCATTGAAGAACTCGGCAACACCGGTACGGACGCCATTGGATACGCCGCTGTGTACGCAGTCGGGCCGCAGGAATGGGACCAGTGGAAGCACGCGGCCCTCCTTCAAGCCGACGGCCAGCCGTACGGACTTGGCGACTTCCTCAACATCATCGACCCAGCCGACCCCCAGTGGATCGAACACTTCGCCAAGGAACTGAACAGGTCCGTCGAAGAAGTAGGATTCCACGGCTTCCACCTCGACCAGTACGGCTACCCCCGCCGTGCGGTTCTGCCCGACGGCAAGGAGGTCGACCTGTCCGAGTCCTTCCCGACCGTTATTGACGCTTCCAGACGGGGTGCCCCGGGCGCGCGACTGGTCTTCAACAACGTCAATGATTTCCCCACCTGGGCAACGGCCGCCACGGACCAGGACGCGATATACATTGAAGTCTGGGCGCCCCACACCACGCTGGGTTCCCTGGCGAAGGTCGTCACGCGTGCCCGCGCCGCATCCGCCGAAAAGCCCATTGTTATCGCCGCGTACCAGCACGTCTACGACTCAGCACCGGCAGCCGAGAGCGACACCGCCACCGCCTACACGATGGCCACCCTCTTCTCGCATGGAGCAACCCAGCTCCTAGCCGGAGAAGCAGACAGGATCCTCGTCGACCCCTACTACGTGCGCAACCACAAGACGGCGCCGTCGACGCAGTCCCTCCTGCAGCGATGGTACGACTACCTCGTCGAGCACGATGAACTTCTTCTGAACCCCGCCACCGTCGAGGTCACCGGGGCCTGGGTCGGCGACTACAACGAAGCCCTCGACGTCCACTTCGAGGACACCCCTGTCACGGAAGAACCCACCCCCGGAGCCGTATGGCGCCGCGTGACCGAAATCGACGGCAAACTCGTCCTTCACCTCATCAACCTCGCCGGGCAGGACCACACGCTCTGGGACGCAGCCCGTCCCGCTCCCGCACCCATCGGCTCAGGCACCCTCCGGCTCCGGACCACCGGGAACAGGCTTCCCCGGGTCCGCGTGGCGGACCCCGATCGCTGCGCGCGCCTCACCGACGTGCACGTGACAGCTGACGGCGAATACGCGATCGCGCACCTCCCCGAACCCCACATCTGGCAGACCGTCCTGGTCGAGCCCTAG
- a CDS encoding carbohydrate ABC transporter permease, with protein sequence MIQGNARQRYTAGAVRYGLLILGAAILILPFIYMLSTSAKPHTLLLEYPPKLIPDEPTVDNYVQAWSANNFGLYFLNSTLVAVATTFCTVLLSAMMAYSFARFRYRGRSVLFGAVILGLTIPTMLLIIPQFLLAKDLGLLNSLPGLIPFYVGTQLAFSTFLLRAFFERIPLELDEAMIIDGAGPWRRFWSLALPLAKPALATSAIFTFLGSWDEFVWALTVINDVAQRTLPIGLALFQGQHATSWGLVFAGSVIAVVPVIIVYIVFQRQIVSGLTSGALKS encoded by the coding sequence ATGATCCAGGGAAACGCACGGCAGCGATACACGGCCGGCGCGGTCCGCTACGGGCTGCTGATACTCGGGGCGGCCATCCTGATCCTGCCGTTCATCTACATGCTCTCCACCTCGGCGAAACCGCACACCCTCCTACTGGAATATCCACCCAAGCTCATCCCCGATGAGCCAACAGTCGATAACTATGTCCAGGCCTGGAGCGCCAACAACTTTGGCCTCTACTTTCTCAACTCCACCCTCGTGGCGGTAGCCACGACGTTCTGCACGGTCCTGCTGTCCGCCATGATGGCCTACAGCTTTGCCCGATTCAGGTACCGCGGCAGGAGCGTCCTGTTCGGCGCAGTGATCCTGGGACTGACCATCCCGACGATGCTGCTGATCATCCCGCAGTTCCTGCTCGCCAAGGACCTGGGCCTGCTGAACTCGCTGCCCGGCCTCATTCCCTTCTACGTAGGCACCCAGCTGGCCTTCAGCACATTCCTGCTCCGCGCTTTCTTCGAACGCATCCCACTGGAACTGGATGAGGCGATGATCATCGACGGGGCCGGTCCCTGGCGGAGGTTCTGGAGCCTGGCCCTGCCGCTGGCGAAACCTGCCCTCGCCACCTCCGCGATCTTCACCTTCCTTGGCAGTTGGGACGAGTTTGTATGGGCACTGACCGTCATCAACGACGTGGCTCAACGCACACTGCCGATCGGGCTGGCCCTCTTCCAGGGGCAGCACGCCACGAGCTGGGGACTGGTTTTCGCCGGCTCAGTCATCGCGGTGGTGCCGGTCATCATCGTCTACATCGTTTTCCAACGCCAAATCGTCTCCGGTCTGACCAGCGGCGCCCTCAAATCGTGA
- a CDS encoding carbohydrate ABC transporter permease, protein MLYPAMQALLISLRDYKITPGAVSPWVGLDNYIRAVQDPVLQQSFVNAGFYMLATVPAQIVIGLFIAVLLDSKLPGRTLFRVLFYIPVITSWVVVSLLFQYLFSSDRGVVNWFLVDFTGLLGENVNWLGERWPAMTAISILGIWKGVGWSMLIFLAALTGVPRDLHEAAALDGAGAFRRFRYVSLPFIRGTMTTVMILLVIGGFNVFTSVLLMTGGGPLDQTQVPLTYMYQQAFTFLDFGYGSAVSFLLTLVVLAIAGLQYWVTQRTAKEGTP, encoded by the coding sequence ATGCTCTACCCTGCTATGCAGGCCCTGCTGATAAGCCTGCGCGATTACAAGATAACTCCGGGAGCGGTCAGCCCCTGGGTGGGGCTGGATAACTACATCAGGGCGGTCCAGGACCCGGTGCTGCAGCAGTCCTTCGTCAACGCAGGGTTCTACATGCTCGCCACCGTGCCGGCACAGATCGTTATCGGTCTCTTCATCGCGGTGCTCCTGGACAGCAAGCTGCCCGGGCGGACACTGTTCCGTGTCCTGTTCTACATCCCGGTCATCACGAGCTGGGTTGTCGTCTCACTCCTGTTCCAGTACCTGTTCTCCTCCGACCGCGGCGTGGTCAATTGGTTCCTGGTCGATTTCACCGGACTGCTTGGCGAGAACGTCAACTGGCTGGGTGAGCGCTGGCCGGCCATGACTGCCATTTCAATTCTCGGCATCTGGAAAGGCGTCGGCTGGTCGATGCTGATCTTCCTGGCCGCTCTGACCGGCGTTCCCCGTGACCTGCACGAAGCTGCTGCCCTCGACGGCGCCGGCGCGTTCCGCCGGTTCCGCTACGTGTCCTTGCCCTTCATCCGCGGAACCATGACCACCGTGATGATTCTCCTGGTGATCGGCGGATTCAACGTCTTCACCTCCGTCCTTCTGATGACCGGCGGCGGCCCGCTGGACCAGACACAGGTGCCGCTGACCTACATGTACCAGCAGGCGTTCACCTTCCTGGACTTCGGCTACGGATCCGCGGTCTCATTCCTGCTCACACTCGTCGTCCTGGCCATTGCAGGGCTGCAGTACTGGGTGACCCAACGAACAGCCAAGGAAGGCACACCATGA
- a CDS encoding extracellular solute-binding protein, which yields MTTKSQIGRVLTLVRNSIRAISVAAAVAFALAGCSGSSSSQSTGSGVGEAGGKISGTVTFWHAYSADSAELKTLDQVLIPKFEKDHPGVKVESVPIPYDNLHQKLVTAVAGDALPDVVRSDIIWVPELADLGAVAPLDQEMPDFQKYADQMYKGPLATNKWKDHYYGLPLDTNTRVLMYNQKTLSAAGINQPPATFEDLKEAAPALKEKGAFTFADSNTQGWNVLPWIWSAGGSITDDDAKKATGHLNSPASVKGIQLLVDLYKQNAIPELILGAKGGTPTSDGLPGGNYATILDGPWMFPIFEKQYPDFDLKTAPVPAGDGGSVSVVGGESVVLTQSSDNKPAAAEFMRFLVSEEAQLEMAKVGQMPVLSSLSDELPKIHEYYAPFVKQIENARPRTPTPAWPRIEEVLRTQVQLALRGEQSAQQSMDQAAAEIDKLLARYNK from the coding sequence ATGACGACGAAGTCGCAGATCGGGAGAGTGTTGACATTGGTAAGAAATTCAATCCGGGCAATCAGTGTGGCGGCAGCGGTCGCCTTTGCCCTTGCAGGCTGTTCGGGAAGCAGTTCTTCCCAGAGCACGGGGAGTGGCGTCGGCGAAGCCGGTGGAAAAATCTCCGGAACGGTCACCTTTTGGCACGCGTACAGCGCGGACTCAGCTGAGCTGAAGACCCTGGATCAGGTGCTCATCCCCAAGTTTGAGAAAGACCATCCGGGTGTGAAGGTGGAATCTGTCCCCATCCCTTACGACAACCTTCATCAGAAGCTCGTCACTGCCGTCGCCGGCGATGCTCTTCCGGACGTGGTCCGCTCGGACATCATTTGGGTGCCTGAACTGGCAGACCTGGGAGCGGTGGCACCTTTGGATCAGGAGATGCCGGACTTCCAGAAGTACGCGGATCAGATGTACAAGGGCCCCCTTGCCACAAACAAATGGAAGGACCACTACTATGGCCTTCCGCTGGACACCAATACCCGCGTCCTGATGTACAACCAGAAGACCCTGTCCGCGGCCGGTATTAATCAGCCGCCGGCAACGTTCGAGGATCTAAAGGAAGCCGCTCCCGCACTGAAGGAAAAGGGCGCCTTTACCTTCGCGGACAGCAACACCCAGGGCTGGAACGTTCTTCCCTGGATCTGGAGTGCCGGCGGTTCGATTACTGACGATGACGCCAAGAAAGCCACAGGACACCTGAACAGCCCTGCGTCCGTCAAGGGCATCCAGTTGCTGGTCGACCTTTACAAGCAAAATGCCATTCCTGAGCTCATCCTTGGAGCCAAGGGCGGAACCCCGACCTCCGACGGGTTGCCGGGTGGCAATTACGCCACCATTCTGGACGGCCCCTGGATGTTCCCCATTTTTGAGAAGCAGTACCCTGACTTTGACTTGAAGACTGCTCCGGTACCAGCAGGCGACGGCGGCAGCGTCTCGGTCGTGGGAGGGGAATCCGTAGTCCTCACACAGTCCTCGGACAACAAGCCCGCAGCGGCGGAATTCATGCGGTTCCTCGTCTCCGAGGAAGCCCAGTTGGAGATGGCCAAGGTCGGCCAGATGCCCGTCCTGAGCAGCCTCTCGGACGAGCTACCCAAGATTCACGAGTACTACGCCCCGTTCGTCAAGCAGATCGAAAACGCTCGTCCCCGCACACCAACCCCCGCCTGGCCGCGGATCGAAGAGGTCCTGCGCACCCAGGTGCAGCTCGCACTGCGCGGTGAACAGAGTGCCCAGCAATCCATGGACCAAGCAGCAGCGGAGATCGACAAGCTGCTGGCCCGATACAACAAGTGA
- a CDS encoding ROK family transcriptional regulator has translation MSETTRLVGMEVLLHGPLARKDLAERLQLSTASLSRLTKPLLDMGLLLEVPEKGVALGGRPPQPLDVNPDFQSFVGIKLTGTHAYVVRTNLRADIKDSAAIEVSDHGPGQIIDALGVVVDRMKAAGGGVSGIGVGLGGSVADYRHVTRAPFLGWKDVPFADLLMQRFGVPAVLSNDLEALTEAENWFGDGRDVSNFAVLTIGVGVGGGLVVHDKLVTSRDSGLGLLGHFPLDASGPACPDGHRGCSNAMLSMDSIRLNASLALGRAVTYDEVLDLAEENNPMADQIVGNAARAFGTLIAAVANIALPERILITGEGIRLARTGWKRLQEGISQSRIPAAAPLDVRVIEDDPMLWARGAASVAIQRCILSAG, from the coding sequence TTGTCGGAGACGACCCGCCTGGTGGGCATGGAAGTGCTTTTGCACGGGCCCCTTGCCCGCAAAGACTTGGCGGAGCGGCTCCAGCTCTCGACCGCCAGCCTCAGCCGCCTCACCAAGCCATTGCTGGACATGGGCCTGCTCCTGGAGGTTCCCGAGAAGGGGGTGGCGTTAGGTGGACGGCCGCCCCAGCCCCTCGACGTTAATCCAGATTTCCAGAGCTTTGTAGGCATCAAACTGACCGGCACGCACGCGTACGTAGTGCGGACCAACCTACGCGCGGACATCAAGGACTCCGCTGCAATTGAAGTTTCCGACCACGGGCCCGGGCAGATCATCGACGCTCTCGGCGTTGTGGTGGACCGAATGAAAGCGGCCGGGGGTGGTGTTTCAGGCATTGGCGTCGGACTCGGCGGCTCCGTAGCCGACTACCGCCACGTTACCCGGGCACCTTTTCTCGGATGGAAGGATGTTCCCTTCGCTGACCTTCTCATGCAGCGTTTTGGAGTGCCGGCCGTCCTCTCGAATGATCTGGAGGCCCTCACCGAGGCAGAGAACTGGTTCGGCGACGGACGGGACGTCAGCAATTTCGCGGTGCTCACGATTGGCGTCGGCGTGGGTGGAGGGCTGGTTGTGCACGACAAGCTGGTGACCAGCAGGGACTCAGGCCTGGGGTTACTGGGGCACTTCCCGTTGGATGCGTCCGGTCCGGCTTGCCCCGACGGGCACCGCGGATGCTCCAACGCCATGCTCTCGATGGATTCGATCCGGCTGAACGCGTCCCTCGCATTGGGACGCGCTGTTACCTACGACGAAGTCCTTGACCTGGCCGAAGAGAACAATCCGATGGCTGACCAGATTGTCGGCAACGCCGCCAGGGCCTTCGGCACACTGATCGCGGCTGTCGCGAATATCGCCCTGCCCGAACGCATTCTCATTACCGGGGAGGGGATCCGGCTAGCCCGAACCGGGTGGAAACGCCTGCAGGAAGGCATCAGCCAGAGCCGAATTCCGGCAGCGGCACCACTCGATGTCCGCGTTATCGAGGACGACCCCATGCTCTGGGCTCGAGGAGCGGCATCCGTAGCAATCCAGCGCTGCATACTCAGCGCTGGATGA
- a CDS encoding LysM domain-containing protein, which yields MGFLDDLKKNLGFAKAGQKHTDAPAEAQPEAPADTSVDAGVDASADTVAESDTAAADAAAAEAAEKAAADAAAAQAAAEQAAAQAAAQQAAADAAGQQAAAEQAAAAQAAAARVTEVVVEPGDTLSGIAVQFGVDLGALIAANADTVPNPDLIYPGQVLRLP from the coding sequence ATGGGATTCCTCGATGACTTGAAGAAGAACCTCGGGTTCGCCAAGGCCGGGCAAAAGCACACGGACGCACCGGCCGAAGCGCAGCCGGAGGCCCCTGCCGATACCTCCGTGGACGCAGGCGTCGACGCCTCCGCAGACACCGTCGCGGAATCCGACACGGCAGCCGCCGATGCCGCGGCCGCCGAGGCGGCCGAGAAGGCTGCGGCAGATGCTGCAGCGGCCCAGGCGGCCGCTGAGCAGGCCGCAGCGCAGGCAGCGGCCCAGCAGGCGGCGGCGGACGCCGCAGGCCAGCAGGCAGCCGCTGAGCAGGCCGCAGCGGCGCAGGCAGCAGCCGCCCGCGTGACCGAAGTCGTTGTGGAGCCGGGCGATACCCTCAGCGGCATCGCCGTGCAGTTCGGCGTGGACCTCGGCGCGCTCATCGCCGCCAACGCGGACACAGTGCCCAACCCGGACCTCATCTACCCCGGCCAGGTCCTGCGCCTGCCGTAG
- a CDS encoding DEAD/DEAH box helicase: protein MPENLNDPFVTENAESAVVAETAVEVIEAEAPAAAEAPVETAAAEAAAPAHTDAPAPKAEEEEEEGVRFVDLGIDGRVLAALQDVGYEKPSPIQAATIPLLLEGRDVVGLAQTGTGKTAAFAVPALSRLAELHDLNGPSRKTQALVLAPTRELALQVAEAFTSYAKHIDDFTVLPVYGGSAYGPQLAGLRRGAQVVVGTPGRVIDHIAKGSLDLSELQYLVLDEADEMLRMGFADDVEQIFQQTPETRQVALFSATMPGQIRRMSKQYLNDPAEISVKSKTSTGTNIKQRYLQVMGPHKLDALTRILEVEEFDGVIAFVRTKMATEDLADKLKSRGFQAAAINGDIPQQQRERTVEALKEGRIDILVATDVAARGLDVERISHVVNYDIPHDTESYVHRIGRTGRAGRAGDAILFMTPREKYLLRAIEKATRQPVEQMHLPTAETVNSLRMGKFAERITETLESEDVALFRDLIASYEEEHKVPAAEIAAALAVMAQGGQPLLVKELPAAPEFQKRERSKDGFGSRGPTRALTEGNATYRIAVGRRQRVMPGSIVGAIANEGGISSAQIGGIDIRSDHSLVELPADLSPEQLRALSRTRIGGELIHLELDNGRKPSGDRGGYSGDRGGDRGGYSGGSRGGDRGGYSGGDRGGNFKGNGGFKKEFRKSEGDRGGYAGGERSSADRGGRSYSDRSSAGAGSYGDRDRGASYGDSDRGQASGSRFGGHGDGARKPRSGSEGGHRDFNRKGKW from the coding sequence ATGCCCGAAAATCTCAACGATCCCTTCGTCACCGAAAACGCCGAGTCTGCCGTTGTAGCAGAGACCGCCGTCGAGGTCATCGAAGCTGAAGCCCCGGCCGCTGCCGAGGCCCCCGTCGAGACCGCTGCCGCTGAAGCCGCAGCACCCGCCCACACCGACGCTCCTGCCCCGAAGGCGGAAGAAGAGGAAGAAGAAGGCGTCCGCTTCGTCGATCTCGGCATCGACGGCCGCGTTCTGGCCGCCCTGCAGGATGTCGGCTACGAAAAGCCGTCCCCCATCCAGGCAGCCACCATCCCGCTGCTGCTCGAAGGCCGCGACGTGGTTGGCCTGGCCCAGACCGGTACCGGCAAGACTGCAGCCTTCGCTGTTCCGGCCCTGTCCCGCCTTGCCGAACTCCACGACCTCAACGGCCCGTCCCGCAAAACCCAGGCACTGGTCCTGGCTCCGACGCGTGAACTGGCCCTGCAGGTTGCCGAGGCCTTCACCTCCTACGCCAAGCACATCGACGACTTCACGGTCCTGCCCGTCTACGGCGGCTCCGCCTACGGCCCGCAGCTCGCCGGCCTGCGCCGGGGTGCCCAGGTTGTTGTCGGTACCCCGGGCCGCGTGATCGACCACATCGCCAAGGGTTCCCTGGACCTGTCCGAACTCCAGTACCTCGTGCTGGACGAAGCTGACGAAATGCTGCGCATGGGCTTTGCCGATGACGTGGAGCAGATCTTCCAGCAGACCCCGGAGACCCGCCAGGTTGCCCTGTTCTCTGCCACCATGCCGGGCCAGATCCGCCGCATGTCCAAGCAGTACCTGAACGACCCCGCCGAAATCTCCGTGAAGTCCAAGACCTCCACGGGCACCAACATCAAGCAGCGCTACCTGCAGGTCATGGGCCCGCACAAGCTCGATGCCCTGACCCGCATCCTTGAGGTTGAAGAGTTCGACGGCGTCATCGCCTTCGTGCGCACCAAGATGGCCACTGAGGACCTCGCCGACAAGCTGAAGTCCCGCGGCTTCCAGGCTGCCGCCATCAACGGCGACATCCCGCAACAGCAGCGCGAGCGCACTGTTGAGGCGCTCAAGGAAGGCCGCATCGACATCCTGGTGGCCACCGACGTCGCGGCACGCGGCCTTGACGTTGAGCGCATCAGCCACGTGGTCAACTACGACATCCCGCACGACACCGAGTCCTACGTGCACCGCATCGGCCGCACCGGCCGTGCAGGCCGCGCCGGCGATGCCATCCTCTTCATGACCCCGCGTGAGAAGTACCTGCTCCGCGCCATCGAGAAGGCCACCCGCCAGCCGGTGGAGCAGATGCACCTGCCCACCGCCGAGACGGTCAACTCCCTGCGCATGGGCAAGTTCGCCGAGCGCATCACCGAGACCCTTGAGTCCGAGGACGTGGCCCTGTTCCGCGACCTCATCGCCTCCTACGAGGAAGAGCACAAGGTCCCGGCCGCGGAGATCGCAGCCGCACTGGCCGTCATGGCCCAGGGCGGCCAGCCGCTGCTCGTCAAGGAATTGCCGGCCGCGCCGGAATTCCAGAAGCGTGAGCGCTCCAAGGACGGCTTCGGCTCCCGTGGCCCCACCCGTGCGCTGACCGAGGGCAACGCCACCTACCGGATCGCCGTCGGACGCCGCCAGCGCGTCATGCCGGGCTCCATCGTGGGCGCCATTGCCAACGAAGGCGGCATTTCCTCCGCACAGATCGGCGGCATCGACATCCGCTCGGACCACTCCCTCGTGGAGCTCCCGGCAGACCTGAGCCCCGAGCAGCTGCGCGCCCTGTCCCGCACCCGCATCGGCGGCGAGCTGATCCACCTTGAACTGGACAACGGCCGCAAGCCGTCCGGCGACCGCGGTGGCTACTCGGGCGACCGCGGTGGAGACCGTGGGGGTTACTCCGGCGGCAGCCGTGGCGGCGACCGTGGTGGTTACTCCGGTGGCGACCGTGGCGGCAACTTCAAGGGCAACGGCGGCTTCAAGAAGGAATTCCGCAAGTCCGAGGGCGACCGTGGCGGCTACGCCGGCGGCGAGCGCTCCTCTGCCGACCGCGGCGGCCGTTCCTACAGCGACCGCAGCAGCGCCGGCGCCGGCAGCTACGGCGACCGTGACCGCGGTGCCTCCTACGGTGACAGCGACCGCGGCCAGGCCAGCGGTTCGCGCTTCGGCGGCCACGGCGACGGTGCCCGCAAGCCGCGCAGCGGCAGCGAAGGCGGCCACCGCGACTTCAACCGCAAGGGCAAGTGGTAA
- a CDS encoding MOSC domain-containing protein, protein MDTASLIAVCRVRQLLEDGESRVGVTAIDKQPLEGPVKVHKLGVHGDVQADRVNHGGEDQALYAYSQDDADYWVAELQREMPPGIFGENLRVSGIATTGAVIGERWKIGLDVEVEVTSPRVPCSTFQRRMGEPHWVKRFTEAGRVGTYLRVVKTGTISAGDHIHRLFVPKHGVTVGAWFSDPTAEAMQMLLDAEADGEIRLQPEYYDEFEKLRRRQGA, encoded by the coding sequence ATGGACACCGCCTCATTGATCGCAGTCTGCCGGGTACGCCAGCTCTTGGAAGACGGCGAGAGCCGGGTGGGCGTGACCGCCATCGACAAACAGCCCCTCGAAGGTCCCGTGAAGGTCCACAAGCTGGGCGTCCACGGCGATGTCCAGGCGGACAGGGTCAATCACGGCGGCGAGGACCAGGCCCTGTACGCCTACTCGCAGGACGATGCGGACTACTGGGTGGCGGAGCTCCAGCGTGAGATGCCGCCCGGGATCTTCGGCGAGAACCTGCGTGTCTCCGGCATTGCGACCACGGGCGCCGTGATCGGCGAGCGCTGGAAGATCGGCCTCGACGTGGAAGTGGAAGTGACCTCTCCCCGGGTCCCGTGCAGCACCTTCCAGCGGCGCATGGGGGAGCCCCATTGGGTCAAGCGCTTCACCGAGGCCGGCCGGGTGGGCACGTACCTGCGCGTCGTCAAGACCGGCACCATCAGCGCCGGGGACCACATCCACCGCCTGTTCGTGCCCAAGCACGGGGTGACGGTGGGTGCCTGGTTCAGTGATCCGACGGCGGAAGCCATGCAGATGCTGCTCGACGCCGAGGCCGACGGCGAGATCCGCCTGCAGCCCGAATATTACGACGAGTTCGAGAAGCTCAGGCGCCGCCAGGGCGCCTGA
- a CDS encoding response regulator, with amino-acid sequence MTLVLIVEDEAQIARAMQINLHAHGYQALTVSNGAEALRAAAQQPVDIVVLDLGLPDMDGVDVIRRIRGWSSMPIIVLSARHASEDKVEALDAGADDYVTKPFGLDELLARLRVASRRVVPDDEEPTLATADFMVDLAGKKIVKDGAEVRLTPTEWNILELLVRNKGKLVSQQQILTQVWGQAYAKETQYLRVYIAQLRRKLERDPAVPRHLHTEAGMGYRFDP; translated from the coding sequence ATGACGCTGGTGCTGATCGTCGAGGACGAGGCCCAGATCGCCCGGGCCATGCAGATCAATCTCCATGCCCACGGCTACCAGGCCCTGACAGTGTCCAACGGCGCCGAAGCCCTCCGGGCCGCGGCCCAGCAGCCCGTGGACATCGTGGTCCTGGACCTTGGCCTGCCGGACATGGACGGCGTGGACGTCATCCGGCGCATCCGGGGCTGGAGCAGCATGCCGATCATCGTGCTGTCCGCCCGGCACGCCTCCGAGGACAAGGTGGAAGCGCTCGACGCCGGTGCGGACGACTATGTGACCAAGCCCTTCGGACTCGATGAGCTGCTTGCGCGGCTGCGCGTGGCGTCCCGGCGCGTGGTCCCGGACGATGAGGAGCCCACCTTGGCCACGGCCGACTTCATGGTGGACCTCGCCGGAAAGAAGATCGTCAAGGACGGCGCCGAGGTCCGGCTCACCCCCACCGAGTGGAACATCCTGGAACTGCTGGTCCGCAACAAGGGCAAGCTGGTCAGCCAGCAGCAGATCCTCACCCAGGTGTGGGGCCAGGCCTACGCCAAGGAAACCCAGTACCTCCGCGTGTACATCGCCCAGCTGCGGCGCAAGCTCGAACGGGATCCTGCCGTTCCTCGCCACCTGCACACCGAAGCCGGAATGGGCTACCGTTTCGATCCGTAG